Below is a genomic region from Sphingopyxis terrae subsp. terrae NBRC 15098.
ATAGATGCGCGCATCGCGGAAGAAACGCTCGGCGTCATATTCGGCGAGATAGCCCGCGCCGCCATAAACCTGCACGCACGCATCGACGACGCGGCCGCACATTTCGCTGGCGAAGACCTTGAACGCCGCCGCCTTGCGCAGGACATTCTCGCCCGCGTCGGCGCGGCGGGTGACGTCCTCCATCATGCATTCGGCGCCATAGATATCGATCTCGCTCTGCGCGAGCATCTGCTGGATCAGCTGGAAATTGGCGATCGGTTCGCCGAACGCCTTGCGTTCGGTCGCATAGCGTACCGCGCTGTCGAGCGCGCGGCGGGCATAGGCGGTCGCCGCGGCGCCGACCGACATGCGGCCGTTGTCGAGGCTCATCATCGCATAGGCAAAGCCTTTGCCGAGCTCGCCGCCCAGCAGCGCTTCGCCGCCAACGCGAACATCCTCCATGATCACGTCGGCGATGTGACTGCCCGCCTGGCCCATCTTCTTGTCCGACTTGCCGATCGATACACCGGGGGCGTCCATTGGCACGACGAACGCCGAGACATGGGCGTTCTTCGGCAGATTTTCCTTGCTCGTCCGCGCCATGATCAGGCCGACCTTGGCGAAGGGCGAGTTGGTGATGTAGCGTTTGGTGCCGTTCAAGACCCAGCCATTGTCGGTCTGCGTCGCGGTCGTCTGGAGCCCCGCCGAGTCCGATCCCGAGCCGGGTTCGGTGAGGCCGAAGCAGGCGATCTCGCCCGCCGCGACGCGCGGCAGCCATTCGGCCTTCTGCGCCTCGGTCCCGCCATTCTTCAATGCCGAGGCGAACATGCCGATGTTGATCGAGATGATCGAGCGGAACGCCGGCATCGCATAGCTGATCGTGTGGATCGTGCGGATATACTGGCTGACGTTCATCCCCGCGCCGCCAAATTCCTCCGGGATCGTCAGTCCGAAGAGGCCCATGTCGCGCATCTCGGACAGGATATCGTCGGGGATCGCGTCGCTCTCGATGATCTCCTTCTCGGCGGGGAGAAGGCGATCGCGGACATAGCGTTCGAGTTGTTCGATGAACTGTTCGAAGACGTCCGCGTCCATGCCGGGATTGCTCATCTTAAAGTCCTCAGATCGGGTCGTAAGGGAAAACATGCGCCGACACCTCGTCGGCGCGCGCGAAAGCTGGGCGGAAGGCGGGGATCAACTCGTCGGCAATCGCTTCGGCGGTCCAGCCTTCGAGCTTCGCCATCGAGCGGACCGGGCGCGGCTTCGAGAAAAGCAATATCTCGTTCTTGCGCACGCTGAAGATCTGGTTGGTCACATCCTTCGACAGGTCGGACGCGAGATAGGCGACGAGCGGCGCGATCTTGTCGGGCGACATTTCCTGCAACCGCTTGACGCGCTCTTGCTCTGCCGGGGTCGTCGCCGGGATCGAACTGGTCATGCGGCTCCACGCGAAGGGCGCGATGCAGTTCGAGCGCACCCCGACGCGCGCCATGTCGAGCGCGATCGATTGCGACAGCGCGACGACGCCGAGCTTGGCGGCGGAATAATTGGCCTGGCCGATGTTACCGATAAGCCCGCTGGTCGAGGTGAAGTGGATAAAGCTGCCCGACTGCTGCTCGCGGAAGTACGGCGTCGCGGCCTTCGAGACGTTGAAGACGCCGGTGAGGTTGACCTCGATGACGCTCTTCCAATCCTCGTAGCTCATCTTGTGCCAGATGGTGTCGCGCAGGATGCCGGCGTTGTTCACGACGGCATCGATGCGGCCGAACTTTGCGACCGCATCCTCGATGATGCCGGCGGCTTCCTTGGGATCGGCGACATTGCCGAAATTGGCGGCAGCCTTGCCGCCCGCGGCGACAATGTCGTTCGCGGTGGTCTCCGCCGGGGCAGCGTCGCCGCCATCGCCCGCCTGCGCGACGCCGGGGTCGTTGACGATGACCGCTGCGCCTTGCGCGGCGCAGTGGAGCGCCAGTTCGCGCCCGATGCCGCGTCCCGCGCCGGTAATCGCGACCACTTTGCCGTCCAGACAACCGCTCATGTCACTCTCCCGTCGAATCAATCGATAGCGCGATAGGGCGGGCAATGCATCATTTCAACATTGGGAATTGTTCTTTCATATATATGAAAATATAGGAAAGCCATGACCGGCCCCGTGCGTTCCGTTTCCGTGGCTTTTGCGATCCTGCGCCTGCTCGCCGACGCGGGACCGCTGACGCTGTCCGATATCGGCCGTAGCCTCGGCCTCAGTCCGTCCAGTTGCCTCAATCTTCTCAAGACGCTGGCGGGTGAAGGCGCGATCGAGCGCGCCGAGCCGGGCAAGCGGTACCGGCTGACGGCGGCCTGGCAGGCGGCTGCGCTGCTGCGCGACAATGGCGGCGCCGCGGCGCTTGCCGAACGCGCCCGCCCCCTGATGCTTCGCTTCGCGCAGCGCAGTGAGGCGGCGGTCGGCCTGTGGGCGGCGGTGTCGCGCGAGCGGATGCAATTGCTCGCGCATGCCGAAAGCGATGCCGGAATGCGGCTGCGCCTCGCCGACGAACAGCGCCAGCCGCTCGGCGGGGGCGCGGCCGGCCGGGCGCTCGCGGCGGCGCAGGGCGTCGATGCCCCTGAACTTGCGCGTCGCTTTGCACCGGTGCGCTGGCAGGCCGCGCTCGATTTCGACACCTATGCCGCGCAGGTGCGCGAGGCGGCGGCGAAGGGCTTTGCCGTCGACGAGGGCTTCGCGCATCGCGGCGTCGTGACCGTGGCCGCAGGGCTGGCCGAGCCACGCCCCGGCTTTTGCCTGTCGGCGTCGATCGTCGCGGGGTCGCGCAGCGCGGCAGAGATCGAAGCGCTTGGGGATGCGCTGCGGCAATTGCGCGATGCGCTCGGCGCAGGCGGGGTCGCCGACGCAGGGCGATAAGCTCTGGAGTTCATGCAATGGCGGGACCATAGTGGGCGTCCAATCGCTCGGGATACGACCATGGCCGAAGGCAAGCCCCGCTACACCCCCTACAAGCAGCCCGCGGGCGGATGGGGCGCCGCCGCGGCCACCGCAAAAGTGCTGCTCGAACAAAGCGTCGTTACCAAGGGATCGCGCGCGCTGCTGTCGATGAACCAACCGGGCGGTTTCAAATGTCCGAGCTGCGCCTTTCCTGATGCGAGTTGCACCAAGAAGCTGGAATTCTGCGAGAATGGGGCCAAGGCGCTCGCGCATGAGGCGACGAAATTCCGGGTCACGCGCGACTTCTTCGCGGCGTACAGCGTCACCGAGCTCATGGCGCAGTCGGACTATTGGCTCGAGATGCAGGGGCGGCTCACCGAGCCGATGCGCTATGACGCCGCGACCGACCATTATGTGCCGGTGAGCTGGGACGACGCCTTTGCGCTGATCGGCCGGCACCTGCGCGCGCTCGACGATCCCGACCAGGCCGAATTCTATACCTCCGGTCGCACTCCGAACGAGGCGGCGTTCCTTTATTCGATCTTCGTGCGCGAGTTCGGCACCAACAATTTTCCCGATTGTTCGAACATGTGCCATGAGCCGACGAGCCGCGGCCTGCCGCCCGCGATCGGGGTGGGCAAAGGGACGGTGATCCTCGACGATTTCGACCATGCCGAGGCCATCTTCGTGATCGGACAGAACCCCGGCACCAACGCGCCGCGCATGATGACCTGCCTCGTCGAAGCGCGGCGGCGCGGGGTTCCGATTGTCGCGGTCAATCCGATGCCCGAACGCGCGCTGATCCGCTTCACCGAGCCGCAGGACATCGCGCAGATGGCGACCTTCGGCTCGACGCCGATCGCCAGCGAATTCGTGCATGTGAAGATCGGCGGCGATCTTGCGCTGATCAAGGGCATGATGCGCGCGATGTTCGAGCGCGAAGCCGCGGGCGAAACGATCTTCGACCATGATTTCATCGCCGAGCATACCGAAGGCTTCGAGGAACTGCGCGACGATATCATGGCGCAGGACTGGGGCGAGATGGTCGCGGTGTCGGGCATTTCGGAAGAGCAGATTCGCCGATGCGCCGAAGTCTATATCCGCTCCAACGCCACGATCATCTGTTACGGCATGGGGCTGACCCAGCATCAACTGGGATCGCGGCTGCTCCAGCAAGTTGCGGCGCTGCTGCTGCTCAAGGGCAATTACGGCAAGCCCGGCGCCGGCATCTCCCCGATCCGCGGCCATTCGAACGTGCAGGGCGATCGCACCGTCGGCATCGACGAAAAGCCGACCGAGGCTTATCTCGATCGCGTGCGCGATGTCTTCGGCTTCGAGCCGCCGCGCGCACACGGCCATCACACCGTCGAATCGGTCGAGGCGATGATGGCGGGCACCGCGAAGGTCTTCATCGGGCTGGGCGGCAATTTCGTGCGCGCGGTGCCCGATACCGACCGCGCCTATGACGCGATGCGCAAGCTGGACCTGACCGTCGGCATCGCGACCAAGCTCAACCGCGGGCATCTGGTGCATGGCAAGGATGCGCTCATCCTGCCGGTCATCGCGCGATCCGAACGCATCGAAACCGCGGCGGGCGAGCAATTCGTCACGATCGAGGATTCGATGTCGAACGTCACCGCCTCGGGCGGGGTGCTCGATCCGGCGAGCGAACATCTGTTGCCGGAGGTCGAGATCGTCTGCCGCATGGCAATGGCGGCCTTGCCGGACAGCAAGGTCGATTGGGCGAGCTATATCGACGATTATGCCCGCATCCGCGACCGGATCGCCGATGTCTATCCTGCCGTCTACGCCGATTTCGGCGAGCGCATCAAAGCGCCCAAAGGCTTTCATCTCGACATCGCGCCGCGGCGGCGCGCGTGGCTGACCCCGAACGGGAAAGCCAACTTCCTGCCGCTGCCCGGACTGCACGTCGATGCGCCGGTCGAGGATCCCGGCATGCTGCGGCTGGCGACGGTGCGATCGCACGATCAGTTCAACACGACGATCTACAGCTATAATGATCGCTATCGCGGCGTGTACAACGACCGGATGGTGGTGTTCATGAATGCCGAGGACATGGCGGCGCGCGGCTTGGCCGAAGGCGCGAAGATCACGCTGGAAACGATCAGCACCGACGGCATCGTGCGGCGGGTCGAGGGGCTGACCGCGATCGACTATCCGATGCCGGCAGGTTCCATCGCGGGCTATTATCCCGAACTCAACCCGCTGCTGCCGCTCGCCTATTATGACCCGATCAGCGGCTGTCCGGCGGCAAAGTCGATCCCGGTGCGGGTCGTCGGCGCCTAAGCGAAACGATCGAGATCGGGCGGTCGGTTGATGTTCGGCAGTTCGACATCGCTCTCGACCGCACGCGCACCGATGCGGCGGGCGAAGCTGCGCACCGACCGGTCGTCCTCTTCGCTGAGAAGCGCGTCGAGCAGCGTCAGCGCCTGCACCGGCCACAGACCGATAACCGGCTGCGCGGCGACAAACGCGGGCGGCGGGGCAAGCAGGTCGCGCAGATTCGCGGGTAGCCGCAAGCAGTCGACCGGCACCGTCAGCACCGCATCGAAGCCTTCGTTTGCGGCATAAGAAAGCGCCCCGGCGATGCCGCCGAGCGGGCCGAGGCCGGGCTGCGGCCGGTCGGGTATCGCGGCGACGCGCCCGTTTTCGCGCCCGACGATGACGATCCGGTCGCATTGCGGCTTCAGCGCCGCGACGGCATGATCGAGGAGCGTCGTGCCGCCCAAGAGCGCCTGCGCCTTGTCCGAGCCGAAGCGGCGCGACTGCCCGCCGGCGAGCACCGCGCCGAGCAGCCTCATGCGATCATGCCCTGCGCGTCGGAGATGATAAGGGCATTGTCGGCGCGCGCCAGCGAGACGAGCGTCAGCCCGGCCGATGCGGCGCGCTCGGCGGCCAGGCTGGTGGGCGCCGAGATGGTGACGAGCATCGGGCAACCCGCGCGCACCGTCTTTTCGACCAGTTCATAGCTGCAGCGCGCCGACAGCAGGATGAAGCCGCCCGCCGGATCGGTAGCGCCGCGCGCGAGCGCACCGACAAGCTTGTCGAGCGCATTGTGCCGGCCGACATCTTCACGAACGAGCAGAATGTCGCCATCGGGGTCGCAGAAAGCGGCGGCGTGAGCGGCGCCGGTCGCACGCCCGAGCGGTTGCCGCTCGGGGAGCGCCGCAAGCGCGCGCGCGATCGCCGCGCGCGGCACGGTGACGCGCGCGGTCACGGGGGGCAGCGGGCGCAGCACCGCGTCGATATTTTCGAGGCCGCACAGGCCGCAACTGCTCTCGCTCACGCGCGTCCGGGCGCGGTCGAGCGCGCGCGCGGCGCAAGCGGGGGAAAGCCAGAGTCGCAGCGCTTGGCCGCCGGGAACCGGCTGCGCGTCGATCCGGTCGATCTGCGCTGCCGTATCGACGAACCCCTCGGCCAGTGCAAATCCGACGCCGAAATCTTCGAGATCGGCGGGCGTCGCCATCATCACGGCATAGGCGAGCCCCTGAACCTCGATCGAGACCGGCATTTCGACCGCGATCATGCGCTCGATGTCGGCATCGCCCGCCACCCCCAGACCCATCCGGCGCACCGGGCGCGGAAGGAAGGGCGGGGTATCGGCCATCAATAGGACCGCAGCATGCCGAGGACATGCTCGGCGAGGAAGGAGAGGATGAGGTTCGTCGAGATCGGCGCGACCTGATAGAGGCGCGTCTCGCGGAACTTGCGCTCGACGTCATATTCCTCGGCAAAGCCGAAGCCGCCGTGGGTCTGGATGCAGACATTGCCGGCTTCGACCGACGCGTCGGCGGCGAGCATCTTTGCCATATTGGCCTCCGCGCCGTTGGGCTGTGCGGCTTCATAGAGCCGGGCGGCTTCGTGAACCATCAATTCGGCGGCGCGCATATTGGCATAGGCACGGGCGATCGGGAAGGAGATGCCCTGGTTCTGGCCAATCGCGCGGCCGAAAACATGGCGTTCGTTCGCATAGTCGGCGGACTTCCGGATGAACCATTTGGCGTCGCCGACACATTCGGCGGCGATCAACGTCCGTTCGGCGTTCATGCCCGAGAGGATGTAACGGAAGCCTTTTCCTTCCTCGCCCAACAGGTTGGCGACCGGAATGCGCATATTGTCGAAGAAGACCTCGGTCGTCGCATGATTCATCATCGTGCGGATCGGGCGGATGGTGAGCGACCCGTCGGCCAGCGCCTTTTTCATGTCGACGATGAAGGTCGAGAGGCCTTCGGTCTTTTTCGCCGCCTGATCCTTGGGGGTCGTGCGCGCGAGGAGCAGCATCAGGTCGCTATGCTCGGCGCGGCTGGTCCAGATTTTCTGGCCGTTCACGACATAATCGTCGCCATCGCGCACCGCGACGGTGCGCAGCGCGGTCGTGTCGGTGCCGCTCGTCGGCTCGGTGACGCCGAAGGCTTGCAGGCGCAACTCGCCGGTTGCAATTTTGGGCAGATAGGCTTGCTTCTGTTCTTCCGACCCGTGGCGCAGGATCGACCCCATGATGTACATCTGCGCATGGCAGGCGCCGCCATTGCAGCCTTCGGCTTGGATCGTCTCGAGGATCGCCGCCGCCGCCGACAGGCCGAGCCCCGATCCGCCATATTCTTCGGGGATCAGCACCGAGAGATAGCCCGCGTCGGTCAGAGCCTTGACGAAGGCGGTGGGATATTCGCGCCTTACGTCGAGTTCGCGCCAATATTCGCCCGGAAACTCGGCGCACAGCCGCCGCACGCCCTCACGAATCTCGGGAAAATGCTCGCTGTCATAGGGGCTGAGCTGCATCGTCGCTGGTCCAATCCTCTCTTTGCTTCGCGCCGCTTATGCCGAAGCGCCGCGCCGCCGCAACCATCAAGCGTGAGAGGGAGGGCGGCCGATCACTCGGCCTCGGTGCTCAACCCCAGCGCCGGGATGCCTATCGACCGGCGTCCGCCGAAATCCGACCGCACCACCACCGCGCCCTGCCGCTCCATATATTCGACGAGGCGGCGGACCCGGCCCGGCGAGCGCGTGCCATAAGCCGCGCCGAGCGCATCGTCGTCCGGGCAGGGCGATCCCTCCATCGCGGCGCGCCCGATCAGCAGGAAGGGCGCGAGCATGTCGTCGGGCAGGCGCGCCGCCGCGTCGAGCAGGTCGTGCCATTGCGGCTCGGCGGGATCGAAGATGCCCGCCTTCGCGAGCGCGAAGCGGCGCCGGAACTGCGCAAGGTCGAGCGGCACCTGCCGCAGCTTCTGCATCCGGCAGCGCACCGAAAAATCCTGATAGAGAAAGGATTCGGCATGAAAGCCGCACGCCGGGTCGGCGAGCATGTCGCGCAGCGCCGCGATGACCACGGGTTCGGGATCGATCGCCGGTGCCGGCTCCGACGGCGGGCCGTCGTCGATGGGCGATGTGGCGTCTTCGGCGGGGACGACGAAGCGCTCCATCAACTCCTGGGCCGCGACCGGGCGTGGGGCCGGGGCGGGGTGCGGCACGGGTTGGGCGTCGAGATTGGCGAAGAGCATCGTCTGCATATCGGCCGGCTCGGCGCTTGGCAGCGGCAACAGGCTGTGCGTGCCTGCGCGCGTCGCGGTGCGGGTCGAGCCGATACGGATCGATACCGGCCGCCGCGTGATCGCGGGACCAAGGCCGAGAAAGCAGCCGCGGTCGAGGTCGCGTATCTGCTCGGCCTGGCGGCGCTCCATGCCGAGCAGGTCGGCGGCGCGCGCCATGTCGATGTCGAGGAAGGTGCGCCCCATCAGGAAATTGCTCGCCTCCGCGGCAACATTCTTGGCGAGCTTTGCGAGCCGCTGCGTCGCGATGGCGCCGGCGAGGCCGCGCTTGCGGCCGCGGCACATCAAATTGGTCATCGCCGACAGCGAGGCGCGCCGGACCGCGTCGGATACTTCGCCCGCCGCGCTCGGCGCGAACATCTGGGCTTCGTCGACGACGACGAGCGCCGGGAACCAGTGTGCGCGCGGCGCATCGAACAAGGCGTTCAGGAAGACCGCGACGCAGCTCATCTGCGCCTCGATCTCCAGCGTGTCGAGGCTGAGGACGACCGAGGCGCGGTGTTCGCGGATGCGCGCGCCCATCGCCGCGATTTCGGCCTCGCTATAATCGCCTGCGTTGACGACGATGTGCGAATATTGGTCGGCGAGGGTGACGAAATCGCCCTCGGGATCGATCACGATCTGCTGGACGAGTCCCGCGCTTTCTTCGAGGAGGCGGCGGAGCAGGTGCGATTTGCCCGAACCCGAATTGCCCTGGACCAACAGGCGCGTCGCCAGCAATTCCTGGACATTGACATGAACGGGCCGCTGCGCGCCGTCGATTCCGATTTCGATGCTGTTGTCCACTGCGCAGCCCCTAACGAGGCGCCCGCGCCGTGACAACCGGGCTCGGCGTCCGGCGACGGCGCTCGCCTTGTCAGCGGATGATCGTCCCGCCTTTCATCACATGATCGATCCGTTCGAGGACGCGGATATCGGTCAGCGGGTCGGCCTTCACCGCGATCAGGTCGCCATAGCGGCCCGGCGCCACCGCGCCGACATCGCTACGGCCCATTTCTTCCGAAGCGCGGCCGGTCGCGGCCTGGATCGCCTGCATCGGCGTCATGCCATAACGGACCATATAGGCGAATTGCCGCGCGTTGAGCCCGTGCGGATAGACCCCCGCGTCGGTCGCGAAGCCGATCTTGATTCCCAATTCGACGGCCCGCCTGAACGCCGCGCGCTGCGTGTCGGTGGTTTCGCGATTCTTGCGCAAATATTCCTCGGGCCAACCCTCTTTCGTCCCGATGTCGTTGATGTAATCGCCGTTGTAGATGTCCATCGCGAGCCAGGTGCCGTGCGCCTTCGCCATTTGCAGCGCCTCTTCGTCGACGAGGCTTGCATGCTCGATGCTGTCGACCCCGGCACGGATCGCATTCTTGATCCCTTCGGCGCCATGCGCGTGAGCCGTGACGCGCTTGCCGCGTGCGTGGGCGACCGTCACGACGGCGCGAAGCTGATCCTCGGTGAGTTCGGGCGCACCGGGTTCGGTGCCGATCGCCAGCACCGCGCCGGTCGCAATCGTCTTGATGAAATCGGCGCCATGATCGAGCAGAAAGGCGGTCTTGTCCGCCGCCTCTTCGGGCGTCGCGGCGACTCCCAGCCGCATATCGGGCGGGAGCTGGTCATTGGGGACGACGCCGTTGAGTTCGCCGCCGCCGCCGGGGATGGTGATATAGGCGCCCGCGACCCGCATGCGCGGCCCCGGTACATCGCCGCGGTCGATCGCATTGCGGAGCGCGAGATCGGTCAGCCCGCGATAGGTGCCGACGTCGCGCACGCTGGTGAAGCCGGCGTCGAGCGTCACGCGTGCGTTGCGCGCGCCGACGAGCGCGGTTTCGGCGGGCGAGGCCTTCATCGGTGCGGCAAGATCGGCGCTCTGCCCCAGATCGGCGAGGTGCGTGTGCAGGTCGATCAGCCCGGGCAGCACGGTATAGGCCGACCAGTCGACGACCTGCGCGCCGTCGGGCGCCTTGCCGCACGGCGCGACCGCGACGATATGCTCGTCGGCGATGGTGATGCACTGGCCGGTGCGAACGGTGTCGGTCAGCCCGTCGATCAGGCGCCCGGCCTTTACATAGATGCTTGCCGCCGAAGCGGGCGCGGATGCCGCCGCCAGCGCGGCGATCAGAGCGAAACGTTGAAGGTGTCGCACTGGCGCGGATCTCCGGTTTCCAGGCCGCGGCGCAGCCAGCTCATGCGCTGTTCGCTCGTGCCGTGGGTGAAACTTTCAGGAACGGGACGCTGCCCGGCCGAGCGCATCAGCGTATCGTCGCCGATCGCGTTGGCGGCGCGCATCGCTTCTTCCATATCGCCGGGTTCCATCACCGGCTGACCGTCCTTCGTCCGCGCGCGATTGGCCCAGACGCCGGCGTAGCAGTCGGCCTGCAGCTCCATGCGAACCTGCAGTGCATTGCCCTCGGCCTGTGACGATCGCGCCTGCATCTGGCGAACCTTGTCCGAAATGCCGGTCAGCGTCTGGATGTGGTGACCGACCTCGTGCGCGACGACATAGGCCTGCGCCGCATCGCCGGCGGCGCCGAAACGGCTGGCCAGTTCGTTGAAGAAGTTGGTGTCGAGATAGACGC
It encodes:
- a CDS encoding acyl-CoA dehydrogenase family protein; amino-acid sequence: MSNPGMDADVFEQFIEQLERYVRDRLLPAEKEIIESDAIPDDILSEMRDMGLFGLTIPEEFGGAGMNVSQYIRTIHTISYAMPAFRSIISINIGMFASALKNGGTEAQKAEWLPRVAAGEIACFGLTEPGSGSDSAGLQTTATQTDNGWVLNGTKRYITNSPFAKVGLIMARTSKENLPKNAHVSAFVVPMDAPGVSIGKSDKKMGQAGSHIADVIMEDVRVGGEALLGGELGKGFAYAMMSLDNGRMSVGAAATAYARRALDSAVRYATERKAFGEPIANFQLIQQMLAQSEIDIYGAECMMEDVTRRADAGENVLRKAAAFKVFASEMCGRVVDACVQVYGGAGYLAEYDAERFFRDARIYRIYEGTTQILQLQIAKHMLREFAAAN
- a CDS encoding SDR family NAD(P)-dependent oxidoreductase, translated to MSGCLDGKVVAITGAGRGIGRELALHCAAQGAAVIVNDPGVAQAGDGGDAAPAETTANDIVAAGGKAAANFGNVADPKEAAGIIEDAVAKFGRIDAVVNNAGILRDTIWHKMSYEDWKSVIEVNLTGVFNVSKAATPYFREQQSGSFIHFTSTSGLIGNIGQANYSAAKLGVVALSQSIALDMARVGVRSNCIAPFAWSRMTSSIPATTPAEQERVKRLQEMSPDKIAPLVAYLASDLSKDVTNQIFSVRKNEILLFSKPRPVRSMAKLEGWTAEAIADELIPAFRPAFARADEVSAHVFPYDPI
- a CDS encoding helix-turn-helix domain-containing protein — encoded protein: MTGPVRSVSVAFAILRLLADAGPLTLSDIGRSLGLSPSSCLNLLKTLAGEGAIERAEPGKRYRLTAAWQAAALLRDNGGAAALAERARPLMLRFAQRSEAAVGLWAAVSRERMQLLAHAESDAGMRLRLADEQRQPLGGGAAGRALAAAQGVDAPELARRFAPVRWQAALDFDTYAAQVREAAAKGFAVDEGFAHRGVVTVAAGLAEPRPGFCLSASIVAGSRSAAEIEALGDALRQLRDALGAGGVADAGR
- a CDS encoding FdhF/YdeP family oxidoreductase; translated protein: MAEGKPRYTPYKQPAGGWGAAAATAKVLLEQSVVTKGSRALLSMNQPGGFKCPSCAFPDASCTKKLEFCENGAKALAHEATKFRVTRDFFAAYSVTELMAQSDYWLEMQGRLTEPMRYDAATDHYVPVSWDDAFALIGRHLRALDDPDQAEFYTSGRTPNEAAFLYSIFVREFGTNNFPDCSNMCHEPTSRGLPPAIGVGKGTVILDDFDHAEAIFVIGQNPGTNAPRMMTCLVEARRRGVPIVAVNPMPERALIRFTEPQDIAQMATFGSTPIASEFVHVKIGGDLALIKGMMRAMFEREAAGETIFDHDFIAEHTEGFEELRDDIMAQDWGEMVAVSGISEEQIRRCAEVYIRSNATIICYGMGLTQHQLGSRLLQQVAALLLLKGNYGKPGAGISPIRGHSNVQGDRTVGIDEKPTEAYLDRVRDVFGFEPPRAHGHHTVESVEAMMAGTAKVFIGLGGNFVRAVPDTDRAYDAMRKLDLTVGIATKLNRGHLVHGKDALILPVIARSERIETAAGEQFVTIEDSMSNVTASGGVLDPASEHLLPEVEIVCRMAMAALPDSKVDWASYIDDYARIRDRIADVYPAVYADFGERIKAPKGFHLDIAPRRRAWLTPNGKANFLPLPGLHVDAPVEDPGMLRLATVRSHDQFNTTIYSYNDRYRGVYNDRMVVFMNAEDMAARGLAEGAKITLETISTDGIVRRVEGLTAIDYPMPAGSIAGYYPELNPLLPLAYYDPISGCPAAKSIPVRVVGA
- the mobA gene encoding molybdenum cofactor guanylyltransferase; the protein is MRLLGAVLAGGQSRRFGSDKAQALLGGTTLLDHAVAALKPQCDRIVIVGRENGRVAAIPDRPQPGLGPLGGIAGALSYAANEGFDAVLTVPVDCLRLPANLRDLLAPPPAFVAAQPVIGLWPVQALTLLDALLSEEDDRSVRSFARRIGARAVESDVELPNINRPPDLDRFA
- the fdhD gene encoding formate dehydrogenase accessory sulfurtransferase FdhD yields the protein MADTPPFLPRPVRRMGLGVAGDADIERMIAVEMPVSIEVQGLAYAVMMATPADLEDFGVGFALAEGFVDTAAQIDRIDAQPVPGGQALRLWLSPACAARALDRARTRVSESSCGLCGLENIDAVLRPLPPVTARVTVPRAAIARALAALPERQPLGRATGAAHAAAFCDPDGDILLVREDVGRHNALDKLVGALARGATDPAGGFILLSARCSYELVEKTVRAGCPMLVTISAPTSLAAERAASAGLTLVSLARADNALIISDAQGMIA
- a CDS encoding acyl-CoA dehydrogenase family protein, producing MQLSPYDSEHFPEIREGVRRLCAEFPGEYWRELDVRREYPTAFVKALTDAGYLSVLIPEEYGGSGLGLSAAAAILETIQAEGCNGGACHAQMYIMGSILRHGSEEQKQAYLPKIATGELRLQAFGVTEPTSGTDTTALRTVAVRDGDDYVVNGQKIWTSRAEHSDLMLLLARTTPKDQAAKKTEGLSTFIVDMKKALADGSLTIRPIRTMMNHATTEVFFDNMRIPVANLLGEEGKGFRYILSGMNAERTLIAAECVGDAKWFIRKSADYANERHVFGRAIGQNQGISFPIARAYANMRAAELMVHEAARLYEAAQPNGAEANMAKMLAADASVEAGNVCIQTHGGFGFAEEYDVERKFRETRLYQVAPISTNLILSFLAEHVLGMLRSY
- a CDS encoding helicase HerA domain-containing protein, with amino-acid sequence MDNSIEIGIDGAQRPVHVNVQELLATRLLVQGNSGSGKSHLLRRLLEESAGLVQQIVIDPEGDFVTLADQYSHIVVNAGDYSEAEIAAMGARIREHRASVVLSLDTLEIEAQMSCVAVFLNALFDAPRAHWFPALVVVDEAQMFAPSAAGEVSDAVRRASLSAMTNLMCRGRKRGLAGAIATQRLAKLAKNVAAEASNFLMGRTFLDIDMARAADLLGMERRQAEQIRDLDRGCFLGLGPAITRRPVSIRIGSTRTATRAGTHSLLPLPSAEPADMQTMLFANLDAQPVPHPAPAPRPVAAQELMERFVVPAEDATSPIDDGPPSEPAPAIDPEPVVIAALRDMLADPACGFHAESFLYQDFSVRCRMQKLRQVPLDLAQFRRRFALAKAGIFDPAEPQWHDLLDAAARLPDDMLAPFLLIGRAAMEGSPCPDDDALGAAYGTRSPGRVRRLVEYMERQGAVVVRSDFGGRRSIGIPALGLSTEAE
- a CDS encoding Xaa-Pro dipeptidase; the encoded protein is MRHLQRFALIAALAAASAPASAASIYVKAGRLIDGLTDTVRTGQCITIADEHIVAVAPCGKAPDGAQVVDWSAYTVLPGLIDLHTHLADLGQSADLAAPMKASPAETALVGARNARVTLDAGFTSVRDVGTYRGLTDLALRNAIDRGDVPGPRMRVAGAYITIPGGGGELNGVVPNDQLPPDMRLGVAATPEEAADKTAFLLDHGADFIKTIATGAVLAIGTEPGAPELTEDQLRAVVTVAHARGKRVTAHAHGAEGIKNAIRAGVDSIEHASLVDEEALQMAKAHGTWLAMDIYNGDYINDIGTKEGWPEEYLRKNRETTDTQRAAFRRAVELGIKIGFATDAGVYPHGLNARQFAYMVRYGMTPMQAIQAATGRASEEMGRSDVGAVAPGRYGDLIAVKADPLTDIRVLERIDHVMKGGTIIR
- the ypfJ gene encoding KPN_02809 family neutral zinc metallopeptidase, producing the protein MRLDDYDPGDDIRDLGRGGGGFGGGGGGMGGLLVGLLPMLLGRKMGCGTILLLGVLAFVFLGPGASLLSTGGGSADPMAQSRGAPQGVACDTAAEKFACNVFGSTHQVWGQLVDGYRKPTLNFFTDENRSGCGAAQAAMGPFYCPADQGVYLDTNFFNELASRFGAAGDAAQAYVVAHEVGHHIQTLTGISDKVRQMQARSSQAEGNALQVRMELQADCYAGVWANRARTKDGQPVMEPGDMEEAMRAANAIGDDTLMRSAGQRPVPESFTHGTSEQRMSWLRRGLETGDPRQCDTFNVSL